One Plasmodium cynomolgi strain B DNA, scaffold: 0084, whole genome shotgun sequence DNA segment encodes these proteins:
- a CDS encoding hypothetical protein (putative), which translates to MVKNSYNYKTIQYIYAAWDVINRNRKKGYNYCWHKNFKVAPNEFNKKKKLYEFLEHYDSIKIKLNNVDHSDNIKYCSFIKKIFELYLDMEKSNTAQIYNDEILYFRQKINCELSYLKTKCSDMCLHLVFQTKDNDFCQFNEKPKEAPNENDIEELSIFKKKYEYFNKDGEIDKYCNFCTEILPLERDYPGINELCKRLARNLIYKPAETAENNDDIRNNCEYLTHWIYDEMRKIHSSTSKSVGNITFVHKLLDVGYRINETLKKNIVSLFITMIIVLKN; encoded by the exons atggtaaaaaatagttataattataaaactattcaatatatatacgctGCTTGGGATGTGATTAAtcgaaacagaaaaaaaggatacaaTTACTGTTGGCACAAGAATTTTAAGGTTGCTCCAAATGAATTtaacaagaagaaaaagttatATGAATTTTTAGAGCACTATGAtagtataaaaattaaattaaacaaTGTAGACCATTCggataatataaaatactgtagttttattaaaaaaatctttgAGTTGTATTTAGATATGGAAAAAAGCAATACTGCACAAATATACAATGACGAAATACTGTATTTTcggcaaaaaattaattgtgAGCTGTCTTACTTAAAAACTAAATGTTCGGACATGTGCTTGCATTTAGTTTTTCAAACAAAAGATAATGATTTTTGTCAATTCAATGAAAAACCTAAAGAAGCACCTAAT GAAAATGACATTGAAGAATTAtcaatattcaaaaaaaaatatgaatattttaataaagaTGGAGAAATTGATAAATATTGCAATTTCTGTACTGAAATTTTACCTCTGGAAAGGGATTATCCTGGAATAAATGAACTTTGTAAAAGATTAGcaagaaatttaatttataaaccCGCAGAAACCGCAGAGAACAACGATGATATAAGAAATAATTGTGAATATTTAACTCATTGGATATACGACGAGATGAGGAAAATTCATAGTTCTACTTCAAAAAGTGTTGGCAACATAACCTTTGTCCATAAACTTCTAGACGTTGGGTATCGTATTAATGaaacattgaaaaaaaacattgtttctttatttattaccATGATTATAGTTTTGAAGAATTaa